ACTCTTGAGGCTTACGACTATATTTCGTCTGTTTGGTGATTGTGTTAACTTATACACACGGAAAGGGTAAATGagcttttattttgttgacaATTTATCGATAATCCAAAGAAGGTAGAAACATCTAAAGCGCGCCCACACTAGCTAAGTAACAGGTATCTAATAGTCGAAAGAGTCGACTATATATCCTAAAATAACGAAGAGCTCGTTCATTTGTCCAAGAAAGAAAGCATTAcaatcaaaatattttatttattttcataaatttccGACGAACTTAATATTAGTATTATAAAAAAAGTTCTGATTTTCCTTGAACAAATTTATTATCACATTtgattaataaaaatgtaaccTATTGAatctaattaaaattgaaatttaaattaaaccaCACCTTTCCAAGACTTTTATActcgttactcgtagagtaaaggggtatactagattcgttaaaaagtgtgtaacaggcagaaggaaccgtttccgactatataaagtatatatgtacTTGAAAAGGATCAACAGCCGCcaagtcgatctggccatgtccgtttgtccgtatGAGATTCAAGTAACTATAAAAGCTATAAGGTTGATATTAGAcgtacagattctagagacatagatGCAGcgcgggtatctgatagtcggggaactcgaccaTGGAGTAATCAATGGGAAatcaacaaaaatattaaaaataattgctgCGACACCAGGAACACTTTCCTGTCCCGAAGCCCCTCTTAGTCACCAAAGGTTACAACGAagagaaaaaatggaaaaaataaatgtaaaattaaTCGGCAATAAATTTAGCAGCAGTGTCGAAACGGCACACACATCCGGCGAAGGGGGCGACGAGGGGGAGAGTCGAACATGGCAGAAATTCGGCCACGCCAAGAACTCATAGTTCAATGTCCTGAGCAGGCGACGCCTTCCATCGGCAAAAGAACGCCGGGACTGGCACCTTTCATGGCCAGCGCATTTATAATAAATTGAATAGCAATAACTCAACCTCAATCAAAAATCATAATTCATGGAACTCGACAGCCCTGAACGAGGGCGACTCCAACCCCAAGTTTGATATGCAGTTAGGAGCACTGCGATCTTCCTTCTGTTTTCCCTTAGCATGGGAGTATTATGAAACTAAGAGGTGTGTGCTATTAAAAGTCCCCTTTTTCAGGAAATATTTCTTGGACACACTAAGGCAATGCCACTCGAATCGAAGGcagttcaaaaaaaaaagttgcaTCGCAATCCATTGGCGACGCAGCGCCAAATTATAGATTTACGGTGTGACATGAGGCACAAATGTGTGAGTCGGGCCGATTGTTTGAGTGCTTCAGAGACGTGGATTTATAGACAAAGACATAAATACAAGACGCACTGCGTCTGGCGGCGGGAAGCGAATCGGCTGGCCCGAGACCGAGGCAAAAACGTTAAAAGTGCACCACCGCCCTCGGCGAAGGCGGAACACGCCCAAAGCTCATAAATATCCTGCCAGTTAACCGAGAGTGTGCTTGCGGGGATCCTTGGGGAAGCGAGAACGCATTTAAGGTGAAAATAATCACCGCTTCACATGAAATCATTCGGGCCAGAGAGAATGCAAGGTCCGCAAGTGGGAAACTTGCAAGGGCTCCAGGAACCAGACGGAAAGGGAAGAGCCAGGAAAATAAATTCATAGTCCTCCCCAAATCAAGGACAAACAACTCAAAAGTGACAATTTTGCTGCGGTCTGGAAAATCGTTTAAATGATTTTAAGCCGTGATTTGTGGCAAGTACAGAACACAAGATTAACGAGTGCTTGCTTGTTGGTAACTATCCGAACAGTTCAATGTGTCCAAAGATTGTCTTGGAGATATTTATTAGAAGGAATTATAGCTATAAAGAAATGCAGATTTCAGTTCCAGTTTTGCGGATAACGTTCCATGAACTTTGTATTAACAGTCAAGTCATAACAAAAGACTATTTTGCTAGTATCATTCAAAAAAATGGTGGAAGGGCGGGCAAATAAAAAGTTCATTCCGTGTTCCGTTATTTTCATAAATGCAGGCACAAAAGTTTACTCATAGAACACTGTACACTTTTTTCTGCAGAAATCTGCTAGAttcagcaaaacaaaaattatcGGATCATTAAGATTTTAGGATTTCAAAGTTCCAAAGGTCCATTTGAAGCTATAATTAAAACATAACTAACTTATACTACTGCTTATTTTTTAACGTTGAAGACTATCATGCCAAGCTTTGAAAACTTTAATGTAAATGTAATGTAATTAAAtgtcaaaataaaattttagtCGGATGAAAAAtttacattcgcatagttcagGTATCAAATCATCCACGTAAGTACTTCAGTGGGTATTTATATGTAAATTATACTTGGCATGGAAAAAAGGGGACAAGAAGGACATTCGCAAAAGGATGCGGATGCTCGTCGCCGGGAATATTTCTCTACTGTATACAGAATGCCAAGCAATGTAGTAAGCTTGCAACACCTTTGAGCATACAGTCAGTAATAGACCCAAAAAATGGTCATTCAACAACACGGGATGCGGAAGTAATTTACAATTTGGTAGAAATAAAAATCAACCATTAAAGCACCACAACCATTCCGATCGCAGGATCGGAATGTGGGTGGCCCCAACTCAAACGAACAAGATTtatattcaaataaaactGCGCCGCATTAACGTTTTAGCGGGGTATGCGTTATAGACGCAGTCGTTACAATACCAGCGTTATTGGCACCAgcgttttcatttttttccaccTCAATTTCATCTCAATTCTGGCGGCAAGTGCAAATGCGTAAGTAATCGACTGCGTGTTTACGTAGAGTGCAGCAAGAATTGCACCTCGACTCCACGTAGAGGTACAATAATACCCTTTGTCATGGCCCACAACAGTTAAGGCTAATTAACCGACGCTCAGGGGTTTGAGAAGTAGATATTAAATTTAAGTCCAGTTCTTTAAGTCCTTCGATCgattcaaaaattaaattttatggtTCTTCAAAGACGTTTATTTTGCTGATAAGAATTTACCAGATATTTTCCAAACATTTCTAAGTTTACATTGCTTGTTGGGCAGGACAATTACAGCATAGAAACTCGTAAAAACTTATCTGATTTGAATTCATATTAAATAAGAGGGAATGCTAAAGTCGAGTTCCCCGGCTAtaagatacccgttactcagctagtggaatTGAGAAAgacgaaatttcataatttttctggggtATCGATTGATATTAGCGAATAAAAtgagaacaaatttaaaattatttaaatttatttatttaatgtttttcGCATATTGATAGAAAATTGCAAGTCTaaggaaaatatgaaaagatATCAAGACCTTTTTCAAAATTGTTGCGTTGCAACTTGGATCAACAAACTATAGAatgtatgcttaatctcaagattgtagcttttatagttcctgagatcgagGCGTATTCGGACAGACgaacatggccagatcgacccGGCTATTGATCCAGATCAccttatatggtcggaaacccTTTCATCTGCCCGCAACATACTTTTCAAAGAATCTAGTATagccttttactctacgagtaacgggtataatttCTAAACGGCTGGGCTAAGCACCGATCTAACTTTCTAACCCTTAATTTTACATCCATAATATTTTCCCTATAGAtttatatatacgtatatggCGCTTGTTCAAAAGTATCTTATTAGTACTGCCATAAAAATGATTACCGAGAATCGCTCTAAAACTCCTTTTTGGCCAATACAATCCACAAAGGCACTAAAAAAGGAGACGTTGCCAACTTGCCCTTGACACCAGCAAAATTACACCAAAGGGTAAATATAATATACCCTTCTTGTCTATATCTCACATCCCCTCGGTCGTTATCTGTTTTCATTGTATTGATTGACTATTGATAGCTGTGCATGACAAGAATGTTTCTTTAACGGATGTGCAAATTTTTCCCACTTATCTTAAATTTGTTGAGTCTCGTGTTGTAGGTTATACATTAAGTAAGCATAAGTAGTGCTTTTTATTACACAATGGCCCAAGAGAGTCAATCGCACATGTGTTCTTCGCAGAGTTCTTGTTCTTTGATTCGAGCCACCTTCTATGTTAATTGTTTGGTGGCACAAATGTTTCTAATTACACCCACACCTTTAGCGCAACTGCAGCTTATGTTTCTCCAATTTTCTTGTCTAAGGCATCACGGATGTCCTTTTGTATAATAGCCGTAAGACATGATTTGTTCGGAATCATTTTCTCCAACGGTAATTATTTCGCTCGTATTCCATTTACGCGCGCCAAAACAGTTAAATGTCTTACAAGTTTCCGCTCCCATTCGTGACATATTTAATTGCCCTAAGGCTTCGAATCGAGACATTAGAAAAACCTGTTGTTCTCAACTAATGGTGTGTGCTATTTTCAAAGGTGCATCGCATCCTTTTTTAAAAAGCGAGCTTCATAAAGCATTCGGGTGCATAGATATCAGATACTATATTTGACTATTTCACTGTTGAATAGAACAAAGCTGAAAAACTAAAAGAGATGGGTACTTCAAATTAAAGACGACCAATATATTTTAGAGTACCCGTTTGTTAAAAAGTGCACATAAAGTAGAAATGGTATCCCAAATTAATAGAAGGAAAGAGGGGTCCTTTTgcttatttaaatgttttctgTGTGATTATTCTCCAAGACTGCTGTGCCAGTTTCCAAACTTTGGCCGGTCGGTTTGTAATGGCACCCACCATCACTAAAAAGATAGCTCCCAATAAAATCGTGCCGATCTCCAGGAAAGTAGTGTTTGTACCGCGGCTCAGGCCCGACCAATTGGTTATAACATCTATGAAGTTGACGAGAAGCGTTTCCATGGATAGCCATACCCCCACCATCAATGTTTCGCCAATAAGGATGGCGATAATGGTCTCAAGGATGAACTTTCCCCATCGCGGAATGTTGCTCCAGTGCGTGGGTATTACCTCTCTGTCGCCCAGCAGATCCATCACTGACAAATAGAATAACTGGCTGCCAAAGACGGGGGTGTCTGCAAATATACCGGGATCTAGGTGAATGAAGAGCGTTGTGTGGAGCACCATGTGCACCACGAAGGCCAAGAGAACAGGCGTGGAACTGGTCATTTCTTTAGAAAGGGATACTGGCTAACAATCGGGTATTGCATTTATATAGAAGTTACAAGTGACTTGCCTGCGCGGTAAACGTGTAGATATTGTAAACAAGTATAAGCTGCACAAATTTAGAATAAATAagctaaaatatacaaaacaaTGTGTTTTCTGCAATTTAAAATGCTTGCTATGTCGGAGAATAGTTTTTGTATTGTGTTGGCAAGTTAAATGAAAACTTTAGGGACTCGTGGAGCTCGAAAGCATGTTTATGAAGTCTTCGGTTTATACCTTCTCCTTATTTTTTGTAATATGTAATGTCAATATCTTTATGGGAGAGGTTAGTACGTGCTTCATTGTTCACTTTGCCTGTAAAAATTGGCTTTGGCACTGAATGTTTAATTCTGTCAGctaaaaaatgcataaatatcattttaattagaaaattAGCCAATAATATGCAGCTCACGTTAATCGTATGACGTCGTCGTCGTTGCTATAGTTGCAACATGGAAACGAAACTGAATCGCAAGTGAAAACCCAGGTGGAGGGGATACGAATCCCATGCCATATCCAGGAGATACGACAACAACTGACTGTGTGCTCGCGTCCCCAACACACTCACCTCGAATGCGGAGCACCACCCCTGGCCCACTCCGTGCTCCTAATACTTGAAATCATTGCTTTTAACTTAGGTCAGTGTTTCTTGCAAGCAATTGCTGTGTAATTATTATAGAGCAATACCATTTTATTGTGCCGCCATTTTAAATTGCAGTTAGACATCCAATTGATATCCAATACCCAGCCAAAAGCCCTCATCGCTAAAaaaaattggaattttatcAAAGCAAGGAAGTCGCAAGGCTCACTCTGATGAAGTTTTGTCATTTAGCCAAATAAGAATAGTCGTATTGCTCGCCAGGCACTTATGTTTGCATATACTTTTCCCCCTGCTAACTCAGTCACCTCACCTGTCGTGGATTCTAGCTTATTACGGTTTTTTGTCCTTATTGAACAGCCGCCACCAAGAATTCCAATATAAAAACTCATATTTGCCGATGTCGAGCGAAGCAAATTGGATGAGAAACACTGAACAGCTGCGAGAACTTAACATATTTGTAATATTACAAAAACTGCCGGCTGAATATCCGGTAGTTTTAGTATTGAACGAAATTTCATAGAAATATGGTTCCTGGTGAGGCCTACCtatttcgcatttttgaaTAATGCATCGAATTTTCAATTAAgctttttatacccgttactcgcaGAGTAAAAGATTGAAAAGTTGGAAAGTTGAAAGTGTAACAGGCAAAGGGGAGCTTTTCCTTTCGCGTTCGCGTTTCCACAAGTTGAGTaacaggtatctgatagtATAGATAGTCACCCGTAGAGAAAAAGGAATACTAGATTTGTTGAAAGGTACGTAACAGGCAGAAAGAAGTGTTTCCAACCATATAAAGTAAATATATTACTGATATGGATGAATAGCTGAGTGAAACCCATTCTGTCCGCCTGTCTGTTTGTCCGTATGAAGGTCGATATCTCAGGAACTGTAAGAGGTACAATGTTGGGATTCAGAAGGCAGCTTGCAGATACATGCATGCAGCACATGTTTGTTGAAAC
This genomic stretch from Drosophila mauritiana strain mau12 chromosome 2L, ASM438214v1, whole genome shotgun sequence harbors:
- the LOC117148051 gene encoding uncharacterized protein LOC117148051 isoform X1, which produces MTSSTPVLLAFVVHMVLHTTLFIHLDPGIFADTPVFGSQLFYLSVMDLLGDREVIPTHWSNIPRWGKFILETIIAILIGETLMVGVWLSMETLLVNFIDVITNWSGLSRGTNTTFLEIGTILLGAIFLVMVGAITNRPAKVWKLAQQSWRIITQKTFK
- the LOC117148051 gene encoding uncharacterized protein LOC117148051 isoform X2, which codes for MDLLGDREVIPTHWSNIPRWGKFILETIIAILIGETLMVGVWLSMETLLVNFIDVITNWSGLSRGTNTTFLEIGTILLGAIFLVMVGAITNRPAKVWKLAQQSWRIITQKTFK